A part of Carassius auratus strain Wakin unplaced genomic scaffold, ASM336829v1 scaf_tig00215628, whole genome shotgun sequence genomic DNA contains:
- the LOC113095120 gene encoding prostaglandin D2 receptor 2, giving the protein MTSSFPPNSTLSPSSTSELHCPLLQTMSNHTLNKDTGVNLAVVSIHGVVSTLGILENGLVLWVLGFRLRRKTVAAVWVLNLALSDFLTTLTLPLFTHYLLMNHSWELGSALCAAQASIFFLNMFVSAFLLAVISLDRCLLVTKPVWTQNNRTVSAAWKICGLGWAWAAVNALPYFMFRSVVEKKDGRKLCYHNFALYSSSNTLHRDCKVRQAATAVSKVLLAFVVPLIVIAISYTSIFLELRARRKRLESRRQGVSNGKVRSLKFFRSLSSSDRQTSVRLSESFMKMVASVIATFILCWVPYHVFCLLEVTAQYKTEIVELVEVYLPVLTTFSFLSSVLNPIIYTFSCPNFCTRIRQSFGALFEGLVEEAGPIIWVTERMRKKDSLFPSSPSSPTPTRATHIQHGMQDSINLTGFKNCPANEGERDDKM; this is encoded by the coding sequence ATGACTTCCTCATTCCCTCCTAATTCCACCCTCAGCCCATCATCCACCTCAGAGCTCCACTGCCCTCTTCTGCAAACAATGAGCAATCACACCTTAAACAAAGACACTGGTGTGAACTTGGCAGTGGTGAGCATCCACGGTGTGGTATCCACTCTGGGGATCCTGGAAAACGGACTGGTGCTGTGGGTGCTTGGTTTCCGTCTTCGTCGCAAGACGGTTGCTGCAGTATGGGTCCTCAATCTGGCATTGTCGGACTTCCTAACCACACTAACCTTGCCGCTTTTCACTCATTACCTATTGATGAACCACAGCTGGGAGTTGGGCAGTGCTTTGTGTGCAGCCCAGGcctccatttttttcctcaacatgTTTGTCTCTGCCTTCCTTCTGGCTGTGATATCATTGGACCGTTGTTTGTTGGTGACTAAGCCGGTTTGGACTCAGAACAATCGTACAGTGTCGGCAGCGTGGAAGATCTGTGGTCTAGGATGGGCTTGGGCGGCGGTTAATGCACTTCCGTATTTCATGTTCCGTTCCGTTGTGGAAAAGAAGGATGGCCGCAAACTCTGCTATCACAATTTTGCACTCTATTCCTCCTCAAACACACTGCACAGAGACTGTAAGGTGCGTCAGGCAGCGACGGCAGTGTCCAAAGTCTTGCTGGCATTTGTCGTACCTCTGATTGTCATCGCCATCAGTTACACTTCCATTTTTCTTGAACTGCGAGCTCGCAGAAAGAGGCTTGAGAGTCGACGACAGGGTGTGAGCAATGGCAAAGTGAGATCCTTGAAATTCTTCCGCAGCCTATCTTCATCAGACAGACAAACCAGCGTTCGACTCTCTGAGAGTTTCATGAAGATGGTCGCCTCAGTGATTGCAACCTTTATTCTCTGCTGGGTGCCCTACCACGTCTTCTGCTTGCTGGAGGTGACGGCTCAGTACAAGACAGAAATTGTGGAGCTTGTGGAGGTGTACCTGCCTGTCTTGACAACCTTCTCCTTCCTAAGCTCTGTATTGAACCCAATTATCTACACTTTTAGCTGTCCAAACTTCTGCACTCGTATCCGCCAAAGTTTTGGGGCTCTTTTCGAAGGGCTGGTGGAGGAAGCTGGACCCATAATATGGGTTACAGAAAGGATGAGGAAGAAAGATTCATTATTCCCCTCTTCACCCAGCTCTCCCACCCCCACCAGAGCCACTCACATTCAGCATGGCATGCAGGACTCCATCAACCTCACTGGCTTTAAAAACTGCCCGGCAAATGAGGGAGAGAGGGATGACAAAATGTGA